One part of the Synechococcus sp. UW179A genome encodes these proteins:
- a CDS encoding DUF3493 domain-containing protein — protein MRERLLRESRTPWRGLRRLLWIALFASGGLGLFVMSFSISAGNSVVGTDLAIQVGAVVLFGGLLWFDRDRGDG, from the coding sequence ATGCGGGAAAGGCTGCTGCGTGAATCACGCACTCCCTGGCGGGGGTTGCGCAGGTTGCTCTGGATCGCTTTGTTCGCTTCCGGTGGTCTCGGCCTCTTTGTGATGAGTTTCAGCATCAGTGCCGGAAACAGCGTCGTTGGCACTGACCTGGCCATCCAGGTCGGGGCTGTGGTGCTCTTCGGTGGGCTGCTCTGGTTCGATCGTGACCGTGGAGACGGCTGA
- the nusA gene encoding transcription termination factor NusA gives MALVLLPGLSNLIDDISEEKKLPPQVVEAALREALLKGYERYRRTLYLGIGEDPFDEEYFSNFDVALDLEEEGYRVLASKIIVEEVESEDHQIALAEVMQVAEDAQTGDTVVLDVTPEKEDFGRMAAATTKQVLAQKLRDQQRRMIQEEFADLEDPVLTARVIRFERQSVIMAVSSGLGRPEVEAELPRRDQLPNDNYRANATFKVFLKEVSEVPRRGPQLFVSRANAGLVVYLFENEVPEIQEGSVRIVAVAREANPPSRSVGPRTKVAVDSIEREVDPVGACIGARGSRIQQVVNELRGEKIDVIRWSQDPGQYIANSLSPARVDVVRLVDPVGQHAHVLVPPDQLSLAIGREGQNVRLAARLTGWKIDIKNSSEYDQAAEDAVVSELIAQREQEEALQREAEERLAAEQAARAEEDARLRELYPLPEDEEEYGEGSEEGMADGEVYEESAESEQAELQQSEAAADQEEGETEEVVSDPNEEGAR, from the coding sequence ATGGCACTCGTTCTCCTTCCTGGCCTCAGCAACCTGATCGATGACATCAGTGAGGAGAAGAAGCTTCCTCCTCAGGTGGTTGAAGCCGCTTTGAGAGAGGCACTACTCAAGGGCTATGAGCGCTACCGCCGCACCCTCTATCTGGGCATCGGAGAAGACCCATTCGACGAGGAATATTTCAGCAATTTCGACGTTGCGCTGGATCTGGAGGAAGAGGGCTACAGAGTTCTGGCCAGCAAGATCATCGTGGAGGAGGTGGAGAGCGAAGACCACCAGATCGCGCTGGCTGAGGTGATGCAGGTGGCCGAAGACGCCCAGACAGGCGACACGGTGGTCTTGGATGTCACGCCTGAGAAGGAGGATTTCGGCCGCATGGCTGCGGCCACAACCAAACAGGTGCTGGCCCAGAAGCTGCGTGATCAGCAACGACGGATGATTCAGGAGGAATTCGCCGACCTTGAAGATCCTGTTCTCACGGCCCGAGTGATTCGCTTCGAGCGTCAATCCGTGATCATGGCCGTCAGTTCTGGGCTAGGGCGTCCTGAAGTTGAAGCAGAGCTGCCTCGACGTGATCAGCTTCCTAACGACAACTATCGCGCCAATGCCACCTTCAAAGTCTTTCTCAAAGAGGTCAGCGAGGTTCCAAGGCGAGGTCCTCAGCTTTTCGTGAGCCGAGCCAATGCCGGTCTTGTGGTCTACCTGTTTGAAAACGAAGTGCCGGAAATCCAGGAGGGGTCCGTCCGCATCGTTGCCGTGGCAAGGGAAGCCAATCCCCCTTCACGATCCGTCGGTCCCCGTACCAAGGTTGCGGTGGACAGCATCGAACGCGAGGTGGACCCTGTCGGAGCCTGCATCGGCGCTCGCGGCTCCAGGATTCAGCAGGTGGTGAATGAACTCCGCGGGGAGAAAATCGATGTCATCCGCTGGTCGCAGGATCCTGGCCAGTACATCGCCAACTCGCTCAGCCCTGCACGGGTTGATGTCGTTCGGCTCGTCGACCCTGTCGGACAACATGCCCATGTGCTGGTCCCACCGGATCAGTTGAGCCTGGCGATTGGCCGCGAAGGGCAGAACGTGCGGCTAGCAGCACGCCTAACAGGCTGGAAGATCGACATCAAGAATTCGAGCGAATACGACCAGGCAGCAGAAGATGCCGTTGTCTCGGAACTGATCGCTCAACGTGAGCAGGAGGAGGCACTGCAACGTGAAGCCGAGGAACGACTCGCCGCTGAGCAGGCCGCTAGAGCGGAAGAAGATGCCCGCCTGCGTGAGCTTTACCCCCTACCGGAAGACGAGGAGGAATACGGCGAAGGATCGGAAGAAGGGATGGCAGACGGGGAGGTCTACGAGGAGTCAGCTGAATCAGAGCAAGCTGAATTACAGCAATCCGAAGCTGCCGCAGACCAGGAAGAAGGTGAGACTGAAGAGGTTGTTAGTGATCCCAACGAGGAAGGAGCCCGGTGA
- the infB gene encoding translation initiation factor IF-2: MTSSGKVRIYELSKDLGLDNKDVLDAAEKLSIAAKSHSSSISEVEAGKIRTMLNSGGASRPAAVPSKPSQGKSILSVKKAAGVDASAPVKPAQPKPAAAPAAPIRAAATPQRPPARPAAPAKPAAPHAAAPQKTAAPKPAAPPQTLIRKEPPQKQPVQKPVERQSQAPQQPTPRPAAGPGPNRTASRPVSPPARPTAPSPTSADKSRNTAPIRRAPSEGSARPTPPPSGRQPKSPVNRTVPPPQRPAKPELVGRPQPKRPGAGAPPRPGAPRPGAPGGQRAGSPQRPAGAQRPGAPSRPGAQRPGAQRPGAPSRPGSPSGRPGAGRPSSTLELVGKPIRRDSTNNRGEGGRPGAGARSGAGSNRPAMPPGMRKPVAPGELMQLQKPTGRPAVPPPRRPDGTPVSPRGDGPKATPPVNRPTPSPATAPRRPGFRPGAGPGGQRRPGRPDWDDSAKLEALRNRSPQKQRQKVHIIGENDDSLAAQTGGFAGEQENMVLSASLARPAKPKSQQRTTPKPVAAMRKRRKETARQRQRRRAMELRAAREAKQVRPEMIVVPEDNLTVQELADMLSVESSEIIKSLFFKGIIATVTQTLDMPTIETVAEEFGVPVLQDDVEEAAKKTVEMIEEADREHLIRRPPVVTVMGHVDHGKTSLLDAIRKARVAAGEAGGITQHIGAYQVEIEHNNAARKLTFLDTPGHEAFTAMRARGTKVTDVAVLVVAADDGVRPQTLEAISHARAAEVPIVVAINKIDKEGASPDRVKQELSEQNLLAEEWGGDVVMVPVSAIKGENIDKLLEMLLLVTEVEDLQANPDRMARGTVIEAHLDKAKGPVATLLVQNGTLRTGDVVAAGPVLGKVRAMVDDAGMRLKDAGPSFAVEALGFSEVPTAGDEFEVYADEKSARAVVGDRASDARATRLAQQMASRRVSLTAMSGQANEGELKELNLILKADVQGSVEAILGSLEQLPKDEVQVRVLLSAPGEVTETDVDLAAASGAVIIGFNTSMASGARKAADANSVDVRDYDVIYKLLEDIQLAMEGLLEPELVEEALGEAEVRAVFTIGKSAVAGCYVTTGKIQRNCKVRVHRGKEIVYAGDLDSLRRNKDDVKEVATGFECGVGTDRFANWQEGDRIEAFKMVTQRRKLTT; this comes from the coding sequence ATGACCAGCAGCGGCAAAGTCAGAATCTATGAGCTGTCCAAGGACCTTGGCCTGGACAACAAAGACGTGCTGGATGCCGCTGAGAAGCTGTCCATTGCGGCCAAGAGCCACAGCAGCTCAATCAGCGAAGTCGAGGCAGGCAAGATCCGCACGATGTTGAACAGCGGTGGTGCGTCCCGTCCTGCTGCAGTTCCCTCGAAACCCTCACAAGGGAAGTCAATCCTTTCGGTGAAGAAGGCTGCCGGCGTTGATGCCTCTGCACCCGTCAAGCCGGCCCAGCCGAAACCGGCTGCTGCACCAGCCGCACCCATCCGCGCTGCCGCAACGCCTCAGCGGCCGCCGGCACGGCCCGCCGCTCCCGCAAAACCTGCAGCACCGCATGCCGCTGCACCCCAGAAAACAGCAGCGCCGAAACCCGCAGCACCGCCACAGACGCTGATTCGCAAGGAGCCACCCCAAAAGCAGCCTGTTCAGAAACCGGTTGAACGCCAATCCCAGGCGCCCCAGCAGCCGACACCACGACCAGCTGCTGGCCCAGGGCCGAATCGCACCGCCAGCAGACCTGTCTCGCCACCGGCAAGACCTACTGCGCCCTCACCCACATCAGCTGACAAATCTCGCAATACGGCTCCGATTCGTCGAGCTCCAAGCGAAGGGAGTGCGCGCCCGACTCCTCCTCCATCAGGACGCCAGCCCAAATCACCGGTAAACCGAACGGTGCCACCCCCGCAAAGACCGGCCAAACCGGAACTGGTGGGTCGTCCCCAACCGAAGCGGCCTGGAGCAGGTGCTCCCCCAAGGCCAGGGGCTCCCCGACCTGGTGCTCCTGGTGGTCAGCGCGCTGGCTCGCCACAGCGTCCAGCTGGTGCACAACGCCCAGGTGCTCCCTCTCGCCCAGGTGCACAACGCCCAGGTGCGCAACGCCCAGGTGCACCCTCTCGCCCGGGTTCGCCATCTGGCCGCCCGGGGGCTGGACGCCCCAGCAGCACCCTTGAATTGGTTGGCAAGCCGATCCGTCGCGACAGCACTAACAACCGCGGCGAAGGAGGGCGGCCTGGAGCCGGTGCTCGCAGCGGAGCGGGCTCTAATCGACCTGCAATGCCCCCCGGCATGCGCAAGCCAGTTGCTCCCGGTGAGCTCATGCAACTGCAGAAGCCCACAGGTCGACCGGCGGTGCCGCCACCACGCCGTCCCGACGGCACCCCTGTCTCACCCCGCGGAGATGGCCCCAAGGCCACACCGCCGGTCAATCGGCCTACCCCATCTCCCGCAACGGCCCCGAGGCGTCCAGGATTCCGTCCTGGAGCAGGTCCTGGCGGACAACGGCGCCCCGGACGGCCCGACTGGGATGACAGCGCAAAGCTCGAAGCTCTGCGCAATCGCTCTCCCCAGAAGCAACGCCAGAAGGTTCACATCATCGGCGAAAACGATGATTCTCTGGCAGCGCAGACCGGTGGTTTCGCCGGTGAACAGGAAAACATGGTGTTGTCGGCGAGCCTGGCTCGTCCCGCCAAACCCAAATCCCAGCAAAGGACCACACCTAAACCTGTGGCGGCCATGCGCAAGCGGCGCAAGGAAACCGCCCGCCAGCGTCAGCGGCGCAGGGCTATGGAATTGCGTGCAGCTCGCGAAGCCAAGCAGGTGCGGCCAGAGATGATCGTTGTGCCGGAGGACAACCTCACGGTGCAGGAGCTGGCCGACATGCTCAGCGTTGAGAGCTCAGAAATCATCAAATCCCTCTTCTTCAAGGGAATCATCGCCACGGTCACCCAGACCCTGGACATGCCCACAATCGAAACAGTGGCCGAAGAGTTCGGTGTGCCGGTCCTGCAAGACGACGTGGAAGAGGCTGCCAAGAAGACCGTTGAGATGATCGAAGAGGCGGATCGTGAGCACCTGATCCGACGTCCACCCGTGGTGACCGTGATGGGCCACGTCGACCACGGCAAAACGAGTCTTCTCGATGCAATCCGCAAAGCTCGGGTTGCCGCTGGAGAAGCCGGTGGAATCACCCAACACATCGGTGCCTATCAGGTCGAGATCGAACACAACAACGCGGCGCGCAAGCTCACCTTCCTGGACACGCCTGGTCACGAAGCCTTCACGGCCATGCGCGCAAGGGGGACCAAGGTCACGGACGTCGCGGTTCTGGTGGTGGCCGCCGATGACGGTGTGCGCCCGCAGACCCTGGAAGCCATCAGCCACGCCCGTGCAGCAGAAGTGCCGATTGTGGTGGCCATCAACAAGATCGATAAGGAGGGAGCCTCGCCAGATCGGGTCAAGCAGGAGCTATCTGAACAGAACCTGCTTGCAGAAGAGTGGGGCGGTGATGTGGTGATGGTGCCTGTGAGCGCCATCAAGGGAGAAAACATCGACAAGCTGCTGGAAATGCTGCTGCTGGTCACCGAAGTGGAAGACCTTCAGGCCAACCCGGATCGCATGGCCCGCGGCACGGTGATCGAAGCACACCTGGACAAGGCGAAAGGCCCTGTGGCCACGCTGCTTGTCCAAAACGGCACCTTGCGCACAGGCGATGTCGTGGCAGCTGGACCCGTCCTTGGAAAAGTGCGGGCGATGGTCGACGATGCCGGAATGCGCCTGAAGGACGCCGGCCCGTCCTTCGCAGTCGAAGCTCTCGGATTCAGCGAGGTCCCCACCGCAGGCGATGAGTTCGAGGTCTACGCAGACGAGAAGTCCGCTCGGGCCGTTGTCGGCGATCGAGCCTCCGACGCCCGCGCGACTCGCCTGGCTCAGCAGATGGCGTCCCGCCGGGTCTCACTCACGGCGATGTCTGGTCAGGCCAATGAAGGAGAACTCAAGGAGCTCAATCTCATCCTCAAGGCCGACGTCCAGGGTTCTGTCGAAGCCATCCTCGGTTCTCTGGAGCAGCTGCCCAAGGACGAAGTCCAGGTTCGGGTTTTACTATCTGCACCAGGGGAGGTCACCGAGACCGACGTGGACCTCGCGGCTGCTTCTGGCGCCGTGATCATCGGCTTCAACACCTCGATGGCCTCAGGCGCCAGAAAGGCTGCTGATGCCAACAGTGTGGATGTGCGTGATTACGACGTGATCTACAAGCTGCTGGAAGACATCCAGTTGGCGATGGAAGGTCTGCTCGAACCCGAGCTGGTTGAGGAAGCTCTGGGTGAGGCTGAAGTCCGCGCCGTGTTCACCATCGGCAAGAGTGCTGTAGCCGGTTGTTATGTGACCACTGGCAAGATTCAGCGCAACTGCAAGGTTCGGGTCCACCGCGGCAAGGAGATCGTCTATGCCGGTGATCTCGACTCACTGCGTCGCAACAAAGACGACGTCAAGGAAGTGGCCACCGGTTTCGAGTGTGGTGTAGGCACCGATCGCTTTGCCAACTGGCAAGAAGGTGATCGCATCGAAGCCTTCAAAATGGTCACGCAGCGCCGCAAGCTCACCACCTGA
- a CDS encoding YlxR family protein produces the protein MSTSRPVLRRCVACRELFDRSILWRVIRDHRDGVLLDQGMGRSAYLCRKESCLEEAQRRKRLHKALRCQVPDSALEELRKRLKPNKESAAEAR, from the coding sequence GTGAGCACCTCACGCCCTGTCCTGCGTCGGTGTGTCGCCTGCCGAGAGCTGTTTGACCGCAGCATTCTCTGGCGGGTCATCCGCGACCATCGGGACGGGGTTCTCCTCGATCAGGGCATGGGGCGTTCGGCCTATCTCTGTCGCAAGGAGAGCTGTCTTGAGGAAGCACAGCGCCGAAAACGCCTGCACAAAGCCCTGCGATGCCAGGTGCCCGACAGCGCGCTTGAGGAGCTGAGAAAGCGACTGAAACCAAACAAGGAATCAGCCGCTGAGGCAAGATGA